The genome window TCAGCTTGGCTAAGAGTGGTTCCGTTTGGATCATCGTAGTAAGCTTTTGTTCCTTCAATGATGGCATTTTTGACATCGTCACTTGCATAAGTTTTACCGTTAGCAGTGATAGTCATGTCATCAAGTAGGAAGCGAAGTCCATCATTTCCTAGGAGGAGATGCACATCAGAATATCCAAGTTCGCTAGCTTTATCAATGATACGTTTGAGTTGCTCAGCTGAGAAGTACTTACGTCCAGCGTCGATTGAGATCACCTTGTTCTTGGCAAGTTTTTCAACTTCGCGTTTCGCATCTTCTTCTTTTTGAGCTTCTGGTGTGAAGGTCAAGTTGCTGACAGCTTCTTGGAGTTTTGCGATTGCCTGGTCAATGGTATCTTGTTGGGCACGGCTGAGGTTGCTATCAAGTGAGCGAATGGCTTTTTCAGCTTCTTTTACAGCTGCGACACTTTCTGCAGTATAGCGGTTAAGGTCTGTTGGTACTTCTTTCAGAGCTTGCTCAGCAGACTCATAGTCAGCTGCGAAGTATTCAGCATTGGCATTTGCGAAGCTACGCATGAGTTTGAAGAGGCGTGATGGTGAATAGCGTGCAGATGGGGTATCCGCCCAAGCAGCTACCATACCCCCGATGAACGGGATAGTAGCCCCATCAGATTTTGGTACAGAAGTGATTGGAGTGTTCTTGATACCATTGAGTCCTTGGTCGAGGTTGTACCAGCCTTGGCCATCGGCATTTCGTCCGAGAACATAGTACCAAGCATCGTTGGTATTAAGGATTTGGTGACCTTTTTCAACTAGAAGTTTAGAAGAAGCGACGTCGTATCCGCCCCATCCACCAGTCCACATAGAAACGATGATATCTTTGTCAAAAGTACCAGAACTAGTATCACTATTGTAGTAAATGCCATCGTTGAAAGCCATTGGCTTAAGACCGTGAGATTTGACAATGTGAGCAAGATCATTAGCGTAAGTGATAAATTTACTATATTTTCCTTGTGTTTGAAGGACAGTCCAACCTTTAGCGTTTGTAGCATCGTTGGCATACTCGTCAAGTCCGATGTTAAAAATATCAGATTTGCCAGCGAAGTAAGCTGCATACTTGTCGATTAAAGCTTTTGTGAATTCAACCGCTTCTTTGTTATCAAGGTCAACAGTACGAGCAGATTCTTTTCCCAAGTAGTTGAAGTTCGGTTTTTGGATGCCTAGTTCTTTCATAGCATGCAAAATCGCATCCATGTGCCCAGGGCTATTAACGGTTGGGATTAGTCCGATACCTTTATCTTTGGCATAGTTAATCAAGTCCGTCATCTGGCTCTCTGTCAAGTGGTTGCCATTTGGATCCTTGTAGTAGGCATCAGTTCCATTTTCGAGCGCACGTTTGACATCATCACTTGCATAGGTTTTGCCATTGGCTTTGATTGTCATGTCGTCCAACATAAAACGCATGCCATCATTTCCAACTAGTAGATGAAGATCAGTATAACCGTAGTGTTTGGCTTTGTCGATGATTTCTTTGAGTTGCTCTGGAGAGAAGTACTTGCGTCCAGCGTCGATTGAGATCATTTTTCGTTTCGCTAGTTTTTCATTCACCTGAGTTGCTCGTTCCGTGCTAGGAGTGGCTACTGCAGGTGTGACGGCTTCATTTTTCTTTTCTGCAGGAGTTTCAGCTGGGGCAGGGCTTTCTTTCTCGGCAGTAGGAGTTGGAGCAGCATTTTCTGTCACAACTGGTGCGCTTGACTCTTCTGTTTTTGGAGCAACTGTTCGAGGAGCCTCCTTGTCTTCTTTGACCTCCTCTTTTACAGGCTCGTCAGCTTTTTCTTCCAGTTTTTCTGGAACCTTGGAGTCTACAGCTTCTTTGACTGCTTGAGGACTCTCCTGAATCGTTTGGACAGTTTCTTCAGCTGTTGGAGCTGGAGTAATCCCGTCGGCAGATACGACTTGGGTACCAAAAGCAAATCCTATGAGTACAGAAGCTGCTCCAATCGCGTACTTACGAATGGAGAAGCGCTGTTTCTTTTCTAGTTTCATGATAAAACCTCCCTGTTATTATATTGTATGATAGCGATTACACAAAACTGTTTTCATTTTATTACCTAAGATATAAAAAGTCAAGCGGCTTTATGAAAGAACTATAATAAATGGAGGAAATTATAAGATTAGGAAGCTGTTTTTCCTAGCAAATCTGCTCTAGCAGAAAATTTTTTCTGACTATTTTACTTGTTTTTAGTAAAAACGCTACTAATTATAGATTTACCTTTTATCGTATGTTCATACTAAATGGAGTATGCTATGATAGATATAGAAAAACCCGAGTCTAAGCTCAGGTTTTTCTTATCGGCCTTGATTACTTGAGATAAATTTAATCTTGTAGTAATCTGCTCGCTTATAAGTTTCGCTATAGGCCAGAACTTGACCAGTAGCTTCTAGCTTGGTTGTCTTGGTTTGGAAGACTGTTGGGAATTGTGTATCGATTCCTAATACAGAAGCAGCGTGCTCTGGGGTTGGGAATGTAATCTCATTGATTTCCTCAAAATGCTCATCAGTCATGTGGATGTGGTAGTCCAACTTGAAGCGTGTATAGATAGAACTATAGTAGTCAAGGTTTGGATAGTTGGCATTGATATATTGTTCAGGAATATAAGAAGTGTGGTAGATATAAGTTACGTCATTACTTTGACGAATACGTTCAATCTTATAGTAGAATTGATCTCCACGTAGGCCGAGTTTGTCTAAATATTCAAGCTTGTTTCCACGTTCGATAGAAAGAACGGTTACCTTATCGTCTTTTGTTTCAAAAATTTCGACATCTGAAAATTCAACGAGTTTGTGCTTACGAGCGCGTGATACGAATGTCCCTTTCCCTTGTTGACGGACAATATAGCCATCTTTGGCAAGGTCGTTCAAAGCGCGTACGACGGTAATAGAACTCACATCATACATGGCGATCAATTCTGCTTCAGTATAAAATTTGTCTCCACTCGCAAATTGACCTGAGATGATTTTATTCTTGAGTTCGTCTTTAATATATTGGTATTTTGGAATAGCCATAATTGCACCTCAATTTTTTTCTTTCTCCTTCTTTGATTTTACCACAAACACAAAGAAAATAGTAGCATTTAGATAAAAAAATAACATAATACATTAAAAATATTATTTTGCACATATATAAAAGTATCATCGAAACAGAGGTCGTACAAAAGCCCTTATTTCATGCTATTTTTTAGATAATTTTGGTAAAAAAGAAGTAAAAAAATAGAAAAATTTTAAAGAATTTTCTAAAACCTATTGACAAATGCACGAGATTTGATTATAGTTAATATTATAATAAATGAAAGCGCAAACTTAATTAGTCAGAGGTAGTAACATGACAAGATTTAAAATTGAGGACGATTTCTACTTAGACGGCGAACCGTTCAAGATTTTGTCCGGCGCCATTCATTATTTTAGGATTCCAGCAGAGGATTGGTATCATTCCCTCTACAACTTAAAGGCGCTTGGCTTTAATACGGTCGAGACTTATGTAGCATGGAATTTACACGAACCTGTTGAAGGGGAGTTTAATTTTGAAGGTGCTCTAGATTTGGAGAAATTTCTCCAAATAGCACAGGATCTGGGACTTTATGCCATTGTACGTCCGTCTCCATTTATCTGTGCTGAGTGGGAGTTCGGTGGTTTGCCAGCTTGGCTCCTGACCAAGGGCATGCGAATCCGCTCGTCCGACCCAGCCTACATCGAGGCTGTTGCTCGCTATTATGACCAACTGTTGCCAAGGCTTGTGCCTCGTCTGTTGGATAATGGCGGGAACATTCTTATGATGCAAGTCGAAAATGAATATGGCTCTTATGGAGAAGATAAGTCTTATCTACGAGCAATTCGGAAATTGATGGAAGACCGAGGAATTGATTGCCCGCTCTTTACTTCAGATGGCCCATGGAGGGCTACTCTGAAAGCCGGAACCTTGATCGAAGACGACCTCTTTGTGACAGGGAACTTCGGCTCTAAAGCTCCTTACAATTTTTCACAGATGCAGGAATTCTTTGATGAGTATGGTAAAAAATGGCCCCTCATGTGTATGGAGTTCTGGGATGGCTGGTTCAACCGTTGGAAAGAACCCATCATCACACGGGATCCTAAAGAATTGGCAGAAGCTGTTCGAGAGGTATTAGAGCAAGGCTCCATCAACCTTTATATGTTCCATGGCGGAACAAACTTTGGTTTCATGAATGGTTGCTCGGCTCGAGGAACTCTAGATTTGCCACAAGTTACATCTTACGATTATGATGCCCTTCTCGATGAAGAAGGAAATCCAACTGCTAAATACCTAGCAGTCAAGAAGATGATGGCAACACACTTCCCAGAGTATCCACAGTTGGAACCACTCTATAAGGAAAGCATGGAGATAGGGTCCATTCCATTGGTCGAAAAAGTTTCCTTGTTTGAAACTCTGGATAGCCTGGCCAGTCCAACTGAAAGCCTCTATCCAAAAGCGATGGAAGAACTTGGTCAAAGTTATGGCTACCTTCTTTATCGTACCGAAGCAAGTTGGGATGCCGAAGAGGAACGTCTCCGTATCATCGATGGACGTGACCGAGCTCAACTCTATGTAGATGGTCAATGGATTGCCACTCAATACCAGACAGAAATTGGTGAAGATATCTACTGTCAAGGCAACCGAGAAGGCTTTTCAGAGATTGACATTTTGATTGAAAATATGGGGCGTGTCAACTACGGACATAAGTTCTTGGCAGATACGCAGCGTAAAGGAATTCGTACAGGTGTCTGCAAGGATCTACATTTCTTACTGAATTGGAAACAATATCCACTTCCACTGGATAATCCTGAGAAGATTGATTTTTCAAAAGGATGGACAGAAGGACAACCAGCCTTTTACGCTTTCGACTTTACGGTCGAAGAGCCGAAGGATACCTACTTAGACTTGTCTGAGTTTGGTAAGGGGGTTGCCTTTGTCAACGGGCGCCACCTAGGGCGTTTCTGGAACGTCGGCCCGACCCTCTCACTTTATATCCCTCATAGCTATCTCAAGGAAGGTGCTAACCGCATCATCATCTTTGAAACTGAGGGCGAATATAAAGAAGAGATTCATTTAACTCGTAAACCTACACTAAAACATATAAAGGGGGAAAACTTATGACAATTGTAGGATGCCGTATCGATGGACGTTTGATCCACGGTCAAGTAGCCAATCTTTGGGCTGGAAAACTAAATGTTTCACGCATTATGGTTGTAGACGACGAAGTTGTTAACAACGATATTGAAAAGAGTGGCTTGAAACTTGCGACACCACCAGGTGTGAAACTTAGTATCTTGCCGGTTGAAAAAGCGGCAGCGAATATCCTTGCTGGTAAATACGATAGCCAACGTCTTTTTATCGTTGCACGTAAACCAGACCGTTTCCTTGGTTTGGTCGAAGCAGGTGTTCCGCTTGAAACACTCAACGTCGGCAATATGTCTCAAACACCAGAAACTCGCTCTATCACACGTTCTATCAACGTGGTAGATAAGGATGTGGAAGATTTCCACAAACTAGCAGAAAAAGGTGTGAAACTCACTGCTCAAATGGTTCCAAATGATCCAGTTTCAGACTTTTTGAGCTTATTAAAATAGGAAAAAATTTTTAGGAGGTCATTGTTATGATACAATGGTGGCAAATTTTACTTCTCACTTTGTACTCAGCTTATCAAATCTGTGATGAGTTGACAATCGTTTCATCTGCAGGTTCCCCTGTATTCGCTGGTTTCATTACTGGTTTGATCATGGGAGATGTGACAACTGGTTTGTTTATCGGTGGTAGCTTGCAGTTGTTCGTTCTCGGGGTTGGTACCTTCGGTGGTGCTTCTCGTATTGACGCAACTTCTGGTGCGGTTCTTGCAACAGCATTCTCTATCTCTCAAGGTATTGATACAGACCTTGCGATTACAACAATCGCTGTACCAGTAGCGGCACTTTTGACATACTTCGACGTTCTTGGACGTATGACAACTACTTTCTTTGCACACCGTATTGATGCTGCGATCGAACGCTTTGACTACAAAGGTATCGAACGCAATTACCTACTTGGTGCGCTTCCATGGGCTCTTTCTCGTGCCCTTCCAGTATTCTTCGCTCTTGCTTTTGGTGGTGCTTTCGTACAATCAGTAGTAGACCTTGTTAAAGAATACCAATGGGTTGCAGACGGTTTGACACTTGCAGGTCGTATGCTTCCAGGTCTTGGATTTGCAATCTTGCTTCGTTACCTTCCAGTTAAACGTAACCTTCACTACCTTGCAATGGGATTCGGTTTGACAGCTATGTTGACTGTTCTTTACTCATATGTAACAGGTCTTGGTGGAGCTGTTGCGGGTATCCTTGGTACTCTACCTAAAGATGTTGCTGAAAAAATTGCTTTTGTGAATAACTTCAAAGGTTTGTCTATGATTGGTATTTCTATCGTAGGTATCTTCCTTGCAGTTGTTCACTTTAAGAACAGCCAAAAAGTAGCTGTAGCAGCACCTTCTACACCATCAGAAAGTGGGGAAATCGAAGATGACGAATTCTAATTACAAACTTACAAAAGAAGATTTTAATCAAATCAACAAACGTAGCTTGTTTACTTTCCAATTAGGTTGGAACTATGAACGTATGCAAGCTTCTGGTTACCTTTACATGATCTTGCCTCAATTGCGTAAAATGTATGGGGATGGAACTCCTGAATTGAAAGAAATGATGAAAGTTCATACTCAATTCTTCAATACTTCACCATTCTTCCACACAATTATCGCTGGTTTTGACCTTGCCATGGAAGAAAAAGATGGTGTGGGTTCAAAAGATGCCGTTAACGGTATCAAGACAGGTTTGATGGGACCATTCGCTCCTCTTGGAGATACAATCTTTGGTTCACTTGTGCCTGCTATCATGGGATCTATCGCAGCAACTATGGCTATCGCTGGCCAACCATGGGGTATCTTCCTTTGGATCGCAGTTGCAGTTGCTTATGACATCTTCCGTTGGAAACAATTGGAATTTGCCTACAAAGAAGGGGTTAACCTTATCAACAACATGCAAAGTACCTTGACAGCTTTGATTGACGCTGCATCTGTACTTGGTGTCTTCATGATGGGTGCTCTTGTAGCAACAATGATCAACTTTGACATTTCTTACAAATTGCCAATCGGTGAAAAGATGATTGACTTCCAAGATATCTTGAACTCAATCTTCCCACGCTTGCTTCCAGCAATCTTTACTGCCTTTATCTTCTGGTTGCTTGGTAAGAAAGGTATGAACTCTACTAAAGCGATCGGTATCATTATCGTTCTTGCAGTAGGTCTTTCATTCATCGGTAAATTCTTGCTTGGAATGGGCGCATAATTTATGAGTAAATCATTAATTTTGGTAAGTCATGGTCGTTTCTGTGAAGAACTTAAAGGTAGCACAGAAATGATCATGGGTCCACAGGACAACATTCATGCAGTGGCTCTTCTTCCAGAAGATGGTCCAGAAGAATTTACTGCAAAATTTGAAGCTGCTATCGAAGGATTTGATGATTTCCTAGTCTTTGCGGACCTTCTCGGCGGAACACCTTGTAACGTGGTAAGCCGTTTGATTATGGAAGGTCGCGACATTGAACTCTACGCAGGGATGAATCTTCCAATGGTGATTGAATTTATCAATGCAAGCCTTACAGGTGCAGATGCGGATTATAAGAGCCGTGCTGCAGAAAGCATTGTAAAAGTCAATGATCTGTTAGCGGGCTTCGATGATGACGAAGATGAATAAGATGTGACAACGTGAAAATCACAGGGAAAATAGGCGATAGGAGGATGGAGCGATGCTCCGACGATAATCGGTCTTTTTCCCCAAGATTTTAGTTGGAACTCAATTCAATAAGATGTGACAACGTGAAAATCGTTAGAACAGCTTGTATAGAATATACATGGGAATGGGAGTCAATCCATTCCCATATTTTCAATAGGAATGAAACAATAATAGATTAGAGGAACTCTATGCTAAATTACACAAAAGAAGAATTACTTAAACTGGGTGCAGAAATCACGACTCGTGAGATCTACCAACAGCCTGATGTATGGGAAGAGGCTTTTGAAGCCTATCAAGCGAAACGGGAAGAAATTACAGCCTTTCTTCAAGGGATCGCTGATAAACATGACTATATCAAGGTCATCTTGACGGGTGCTGGTACTTCTGCTTATGTGGGAGATACCTTGGTACCATACTTTAAGGAAGTCTATGACGAACGCAAATGGAATTTCAATGCCATTGCGACAACTGATATTGTTGCCAATCCAGAAACTTATTTGAAAAAAGACGTGGCGACTGTCCTTGTATCTTTTGCTCGTAGTGGAAACTCGCCTGAAAGTGTAGCGACTGTTGATTTGGCTAAAGCCTTGGTGGATGAGCTCTATCAAGTGACGATTACTTGTGCAGCAGATGGGAAATTGGCTCTTCAAGCTCATGGTGACGACCGCAATCTCTTGCTTTTGCAACCTGCTGCTTCAAATGACGCTGGATTTGCCATGACTTCTAGCTTTACGTCTATGATGTTAACAGCTCTCTTGGTCTTTGATCCTACAGAATTTGCTGTTAAAGCTGAACGTTTTGAAGTTGTGGCAAGCCTTGCGCGTAAAGTTCTAGACAATGCAGCAGATGTCAAAGAGCTTGTTGACCTCGACTTTAACCGTGTCATCTACCTTGGTGCTGGTCCTTTCTTCGGTCTTGCTCATGAAGCTCAGCTCAAGATTTTGGAATTAACAGCTGGTCAAGTGGCGACCATGTATGAAAGCCCAGTTGGCTTCCGTCACGGTCCAAAATCATTGATCAACGAAGATACAGTTGTTTTGGTATTTGGTACAACGACAGACTACACTCGCAAGTACGACTTGGACTTGGTTCGTGAAGTGGCTGGTGACCGTATTGCTCGTCGTGTTGTGCTTTTGAGTGATCAAGCCTTTGGTCTTGAAAATGTCAAAGAAGTAGCCCTTGGCTGTGGTGGTGTCTTGAACGATATTTACCGTGTCTTCCCATACATCGTATATGCTCAACTCTTTGCCCTATTGACTTCGCTGAAAGTTAAAAACAAACCAGATACACCGTCTCCTACAGGTACCGTAAACCGTGTGGTACAAGGTGTGATCATTCATGACTATCAAAAATAAGGAAGTGTCTATGAGTAAATTACAATTAAGTCCGAATAAAGTTGCCTGCCTGCAAAAACTTTCAGATGAAAATGGAATCATCTCAGCTCTTGCCTTTGACCAACGTGGTGCTTTGAAACGCCTCATGGCTCAATACCAAACAGAAGAGCCAACAGTAGCTCAAATGGAAGAACTCAAAGTCTTGGTTGCAGATGAATTGACCAAATACGCATCATCTATGCTTCTCGACCCTGAGTATGGTCTTCCAGCTACAAAAGCGCTTGATGCCAATGCTGGTCTTCTCCTTGCTTATGAGAAAACTGGTTACGACACAACGAGCACTAAACGCTTGCCAGACTGCTTGGATGTTTGGTCTGCCAAACGCATCAAGGAACAAGGTGCAGATGCGGTTAAGTTCTTGCTTTACTATGACGTAGACAGTTCTGACGAACTCAACCAACAAAAACAAGCCTACATCGAACGCATTGGTTCTGAATGTGTGGCGGAAGACATTCCATTCTTCCTTGAAATCTTGGCTTACGATGAAAAGATTGCGGATGCAGGATCTGCAGAATACGCAAAAGTGAAACCACATAAGGTTATCGGTGCTATGAAGGTCTTCTCAGACCCACGCTTCAACATCGATGTCTTGAAAGTGGAAGTTCCAGTCAACGTCAAATACGTTGAAGGCTTTGGCGATGGTGAAATCGTTCATACTCGTGAGGAAGCTGCAGCCTTCTTCAAAGCGCAAGATGAAGCAACTAACTTGCCATACATCTATTTGAGTGCGGGAGTGTCAGCGAAACTCTTCCAAGAAACACTTGTCTTTGCCCACGAATCAGGCGCAAACTTCAACGGCGTTCTTTGTGGCCGTGCTACATGGGCTGGATCAGTTGAAGCCTACATCAAAGACGGTGAAGCAGCAGCTCGTGAATGGCTACGCACAACTGGATTTGAGAACATTGACGAACTCAACAAAGTTCTTCAAACAACAGCGACTTCATGGACTGAACGTGTAGAAGCATAAAAACAAGAATAGAAGAATTCCTTTTTGTTAAGAGGATACTTAAGTTTTCTGACAAAGGATTCTGAAAATAGAAACTACAACCATAGATGGTGAGACACTCTCTATGGTTTGTTTACTTAAGAGAAATGGATCAAAGGAGAGAAGAATGAAAGCATACACAGAGCGTGTATTTGGAAATCATGAGGGCAAGGATGTCTTGACCTATCGCTTTGAGACTGATGGTGGTTACCAGCTTGAAGTTATGACTTATGGTGCGACCATCTTGCGCTATGTCACGCCTGACAAGGCTGGGAATTTTGCCAATGTGATTTTGGGCTTTGATGATTTTGATAGCTATGTAGGCAATAGTCCCAAGCATGGAGCAAGTGTAGGTCCTGTAGCGGGCCGTATTGCAGGTGCGACATTTGAGCTTAATGGCCAGACCTATAATCTTGAAGTCAACAATGCCAGCAACTGTAACCACAGTGGTTCAACAGGTTGGGATTCAAGCTTGTTTGAATTGGTAGAGGTGAGCGCCCATGGCTTGACCCTCTACACAGAGCGTACAGATGGGACAGGAGGATTCCCTGGTAATCTCAAGATATGGATCAGCTATCATTTGGAAGAAACTGGTGCTTACGAAGTCAGCTATAAGGTGACGACAGATCAGGATACGCTTGTCAATCCCACTAATCACAGCTACTTCAACTTGTCTGGTGATTTCACGCAGACAATTGACCGCCATGTCTTCCAACTAAATACGGAGGGCATTTACCCAATCGCTCCAGACGGAGTTCCGGCTAAGACTCCAGATGCTACTCGTGATGTAGTGAAACATATCTACAATGGAGCTTTGTTGAAGGACATCTTTGAAGAGGAAGATGAGCAAATCCAGTTGGTATCTGGTTTGGATCACCCATTTGCCCTTCCTGCCGGTCATGACAATGCTGGTTTCCTTTATGACCAAAACTCAGGTCGTTTCCTGCTGTTCAAGACAGAGGCCCCTTGCTTTGTGGTCTACACAGCAAACTTTGTGGATGAGAGTGTCATCATCGGAGGCCAGCCAATGGTGCAACACAATGGGATTGCCCTTGAAGCGCAAGCTTTACCAGATGCCATTCACAGTGACCTCAAAGACCAAGTCATTCTCAAAGCAGGTCAAACCTTTACCAGCAAAACTCGCTACGAGCTTGTTGTAAAATAAAAAGAAGAGCTGGTTTCCAGCTCTTTTGAGTTTCGTGCTGTTGTATTGACATTAGAGGCAGTTTGGTCAGTACATGGCTTATTTTTCTTTTTTCTGTTTCTCGATTCTCTCTAACATTCTGTTTTTACGCTCCTCCAGTTCTTGGATTTGCTTGAGCAAAAGATCTGAAAAGTCACTATCGAGTTCTTCAGCCTCTCCACTACTATACCAATCTAAGGCGACAATGTGATTATTTTTATCAAAGCAGAAAATCACATCTCCATCACCGATGATAGACAGAAAAGGGATATAATTTACAAAGCCTAGTTCATGTAATTCTTTGGTCTTCAGTCGAATATCTAGAAAATCAGGTATCTCATTTGCAATGCCGTAAACCTTAATACCACGGCAAAATGTCCAAAATGGTGCCACATCAAATGCTTTAGCTCTAGGCCACAGTTCCTCCCTGACTTCCATATATAGTCCGCCTAGGGGTGACATGGTAAACTCTCTAAAGTCTTCTGGAAGACTGATTTGATACAGTTTTTCAAAATCTTGTATCTCCTCTTCGGAGGGTTCGTTTCCCATGCAGGCTACAACTTGGTAGGTTTTAGAATCATAATGATGAAAATAATCATAGATTTTTTCTAGTGACATTGCTATTCCTCTCTATTCTAGGTAAATATATTCGACAACTAAATCACAAAGCTGATTATCCTTATCATAGCCAAAGTAGACGGGATAGACTCCGTCTCCAAAACCTGATTGGATCATCGGAATGCTTAGGTCAGTGTTGGGGATTTTAAAATTAATCCAATCCCCACCCTCACGTTGATAAAGGGGATTGTCTATGGCATGTTGAGCAAAAACTGCTGCAAAGAAATCATCGTAGATATTTTTGTCAGGATTTTCTTTATACCAATTATCTTCAAAATCGCAGTAGGCATTCTTGGTTTCAACATCTACTATCGTTGCCAGACCTGCATCAACTGCAAATCCAAAATAAGAGTCTTTTTCAACAGCGTCTATATCTTCATCACCAGTCAGTGCTTCATAGTAGATGACTGGTACTTGATCTGTAAATTGGATTCTCGTTGCTACATACCTGTAATGGTCTTCTTCTATCTTGGCTACTAAAGTTTTTAGTCTATATGTTCCTTTGGGAACAGATTGTAAGTAAGGCTTTTCCTCTCTACGGAGCCAGACCAAAGGATCGCGAACCAGAATTTCTCCGCTAGGGAAAGTCACTTCCCCCATATCCAAAACAAAAATTTCTGCACCCTGTATTTCTTTCCTATCAAAACAGTCTGCATAATTGATAGACGAAGTGAGTAGATGTTTTATTTCTTGGTATTTCTGCAACCATTCTTTTGAAACTTGTATTTTTCTCATAAACGGTTCCTTTCTAAATCTTCTATCTTATGCTTTTATTTCCCTAATTATCGAAAAGATTAGGTCTTTAAGATTTTCTGCCACATACACAACTTCATCAGGATCATGAATATAGCAAAGAATCTGACCTTCTTTTCCTTCTTTGTCAGGATCAAAATCCAGCATCAGGAAACAACTGTCACAATACTCGGCAAAAGGAATCCATTTTTTATTAAAAAGATAGGGTTTTATCCTCTCGTCCCGCATTTTTTCAATGTCTTGGCTTGTAAAATGCTCAGGAAATTCAGTTAAGAGGGCGTCTCTGTTTTGAAAATAGTGTTTAGTGTTTTTGATAGCCTGCAGGCTCATCAAGCAAAAGGCCATGTCTCTTTCATCTATAAGGCAAGGCAGAATACTGAGATACTTACTCCCGTTTTTATAGCTGTAAAGCTCTTTTACATCATCAGGCAGAGTTATCCCAAATTTCTCTTCAAATGCTGCTATTTCTTCCTCAGAAGCGCCGGATATCTCCTGATAATCGTCCAGATATTCTTCCTCGACAGGATCATCCAAATCCCATTCTTCAAAGTTTTCGCAAATGTACTCTTCTATCTTTTTTATCTCATCACTTATCTGCATACCATCCACCCTTTATTCTCTTAGTTACAGCTCTCCTTCGATTATTTGTTGCATATATGCTGGCATATCATTTACAAATTCCGCAAAACTGCACATATCTTTCAACTCTTCATGCTCTATATCATAGGAAGCTACCTTCTTTGTTTTAGGATTCCATACAATATAGATATGGTCATAATCTCCCGTCTGTTTAGAAATACGTAGGACTTTCTGTCTGCCTTTTTTCATCGGAACAGTATTGATTAAAGAAAAAAACTCTATCCATTTAAAATCACAGTCATTAAGTTCAAAATGTAATTCCTCGCTTTGAAGAAAATCAATGACCACCTTAGGCAATTTAAATGGTTTCAGTTCATCCAGTTTATTTTGTAAACTGTGGTATTTTTCAGGTTCTAACTGCTTAAAATATGCAGCCATTTCTTCATCGCCATTTTCAAGTGCGATACTGTATGGACGCATCCCGTCTTTTTCGGTTATTGTTACATCCGCCCCATTTTCCACAAGATACTGACACATTTTCAAATCAACATACCTTGCGGCTACACATAGCGGGGTTGGTTTAAAAGGATAGACCGTATCAGGGGCATTGTAGTTAATATTAACTC of Streptococcus oralis contains these proteins:
- the strH gene encoding LPXTG-anchored beta-N-acetylhexosaminidase StrH; translation: MKLEKKQRFSIRKYAIGAASVLIGFAFGTQVVSADGITPAPTAEETVQTIQESPQAVKEAVDSKVPEKLEEKADEPVKEEVKEDKEAPRTVAPKTEESSAPVVTENAAPTPTAEKESPAPAETPAEKKNEAVTPAVATPSTERATQVNEKLAKRKMISIDAGRKYFSPEQLKEIIDKAKHYGYTDLHLLVGNDGMRFMLDDMTIKANGKTYASDDVKRALENGTDAYYKDPNGNHLTESQMTDLINYAKDKGIGLIPTVNSPGHMDAILHAMKELGIQKPNFNYLGKESARTVDLDNKEAVEFTKALIDKYAAYFAGKSDIFNIGLDEYANDATNAKGWTVLQTQGKYSKFITYANDLAHIVKSHGLKPMAFNDGIYYNSDTSSGTFDKDIIVSMWTGGWGGYDVASSKLLVEKGHQILNTNDAWYYVLGRNADGQGWYNLDQGLNGIKNTPITSVPKSDGATIPFIGGMVAAWADTPSARYSPSRLFKLMRSFANANAEYFAADYESAEQALKEVPTDLNRYTAESVAAVKEAEKAIRSLDSNLSRAQQDTIDQAIAKLQEAVSNLTFTPEAQKEEDAKREVEKLAKNKVISIDAGRKYFSAEQLKRIIDKASELGYSDVHLLLGNDGLRFLLDDMTITANGKTYASDDVKNAIIEGTKAYYDDPNGTTLSQAEITELIEYAKSKGLGLIPAINSPGHMDAMLVAMEKLGIKNPQANFDKVSKTTMDLENEEAMNFVKALIGKYMDFFAGKTKIFNYGTDEYANDATNAQGWYYLKWYGLYGKFAEYSNTLAAMAKERGLQPMAFNDGFYYEDKDDVEFDKDVIISYWSKGWWGYNLASPQYLASKGYKFLNTNGDWYYVLGNHKPDEAYPLSKAIENSGKVPFNQLASTKYPEVDLPTVGSMLAIWADKPSAEYKEEEIFELMTAFADHNKDYFRADYNALREELAQIPTNLEGYSKESLDALNTAKEALNYNLNRSKQAELDALVAKLKAARLGLKLAATHSGSLDENELAAAVENKPELIIKTEAIPFEIVKKENPNLPAKQEKIVTPGVNGERTHYISVLTENGKQTETILDSQVTKEPVTQVVEVGAPITHKGDESGLAPAAEAKPRLDIQEEEIPFTTVTRENPLLLKGKTQVVTKGANGRRSHYYSVSTSADGKEVKTLVDSLVTQEAVTQVIEVGTLVTHVGDEHGLAPAAETKPRLDIQEEEIPFTTVTRENPQLPKGQTQVVTKGANGHRTAFYSVSTTADGKEERTLVNSVVTQEAVTQVVEVGTAVEKAEQTAPTTVKADEKQLPATGSQDSAGLIAAGLMATLAAYGLTKRKED
- a CDS encoding GntR family transcriptional regulator, with amino-acid sequence MAIPKYQYIKDELKNKIISGQFASGDKFYTEAELIAMYDVSSITVVRALNDLAKDGYIVRQQGKGTFVSRARKHKLVEFSDVEIFETKDDKVTVLSIERGNKLEYLDKLGLRGDQFYYKIERIRQSNDVTYIYHTSYIPEQYINANYPNLDYYSSIYTRFKLDYHIHMTDEHFEEINEITFPTPEHAASVLGIDTQFPTVFQTKTTKLEATGQVLAYSETYKRADYYKIKFISSNQGR